A window of Panicum virgatum strain AP13 chromosome 8K, P.virgatum_v5, whole genome shotgun sequence contains these coding sequences:
- the LOC120643676 gene encoding leucine-rich repeat receptor protein kinase MSL1-like, with the protein MDVPVLALIVVAGASVAVAVPCLLLAFLCRRRSRNSLKPLMIHQRCRSETSSSASWSSFFGADADACCLEKLSLADLAAATGGFSPDNIIGDGSFGFVYRAVLPGGAAVAVKRLSGDGAAGAGNREFRAELEVLGSLSHPNLARLLGYCAAGRDRILVYELLERGSLDAWLHGGAGDEALPWPARLRVARGAAAALAFLHHGRRPPVLHRDVKSSNVLLGEGFEAKLADFGLARIVRGSPAKSHVSTQAAGTAGYVAPEIWAGVGATAKADVYSFGVLVIEMVTGHRPSWPVKAEIGEKEVDMVDWAREKIGAGQASEILDRRMGVGGQGKEMDEAKGLLEIAWQCTDSCQKNRPTMEEVVALLNKI; encoded by the exons atGGACGTCCCCGTGCTCGCGctgatcgtcgtcgccggcgcctccgtcgccgtcgcggtgccctgcctcctcctcgccttcctctgccgccgccgcagccgcaacAGCCTCAAGCCGCTGATGATCCACCAGCGCTGCCGCTCGGAAACCTCCTCGTCGGCGTCATGGTCGTCCTTCTTCGGCGCCGACGCGGACGCCTGCTGCCTCGAGAAGCTCTCcctcgccgacctcgccgccgccacgggggGGTTCTCCCCGGACAACATCATCGGCGACGGGAGCTTCGGGTTCGTCTACCGCGCCGtgctccccggcggcgccgcggtcgCCGTCAAGCGcctctccggcgacggcgccgcgggcgccggcaaCCGCGAGTTCCGCGCCGAGCTGGAGGTGCTCGGTAGCCTCAGCCACCCCAACCTCGCGCGCCTGCTCGGGTACTGCGCTGCCGGCCGCGACCGCATCCTCGTCTACGAGCTCCTCGAGCGCGGCAGCCTCGACGCgtggctccacggcggcgccggcgacgaggcgctcccctggcccgcgcgcctccgcgtcgcgcgcggcgccgcggccgcgctcgcgTTCCtgcaccacggccgccgcccgcccgtgcTCCACCGCGACGTCAAGTCCAGCAACGTCCTCCTCGGCGAGGGCTTCGAGGCCAAGCTCGCCGACTTTGGCCTCGCCAGGATCGTCAGAGGAAGCCCCGCCAAGTCGCACGTCAGCACCCaagccgccggcaccgccgg GTACGTGGCGCCGGAGATATGGGCTGGTGTGGGTGCGACGGCGAAGGCGGACGTGTACAGCTTTGGCGTGCTGGTAATTGAGATGGTAACAGGTCACCGGCCAAGCTGGCCGGTGAAGGCGGAAATTGGGGAGAAGGAGGTTGACATGGTGGATTGGGCGAGGGAGAAGATAGGCGCCGGCCAAGCCTCGGAGATCTTGGATCGGCGGATGGGCGTCGGAGGGCAAGGGAAGGAGATGGACGAGGCGAAGGGGCTCCTGGAGATCGCATGGCAGTGTACGGATTCTTGTCAGAAGAATCGGCCGacgatggaggaggtggtggcatTGCTGAACAAGATCTGA